The segment AGTTTCGTCAAGACCACGGGCGGCCGTGGGTTGCACGTGGTGGTCCCCCTCGCGCGCGAGCGCGACTGGAGCGAGTGTCTCGCCTTCTCGCGAGCATTCGCGGAAGCGGTGGAGCGGCAGCATCGGAAAGGGTTCACCACGCAGTACGCAAAGGCGGGGCGAGAGCGGAAGATCCTCCTCGACTACCTGCGTAACAATCGAACGAACACGTCGATCGCGGCGTTCTCCCCTCGCGCTCGGAACGGCGCGCCCGTGTCGCTGCCGATCGGCTGGGACGAGCTGACACCGCGCCTCGACCCCGGCCGGTTCAACATCGAATCGGTGGCGGCGCGCCTCGGAGAGGATCCCTGGAAGGAGTATTGGCGGCTCCGCCAGAAGCTGACGGCGACGGGGGTTCGCGCCGTCGTCAGCCTATAGCGGGCTGCGCAGCACGGGATCCCCCGCGAGCTCTTCGCCGCGCCCGCGCAGCATGGCGACCAACGTTCCTTCGTGCAGGGCGCGAAGCGGAGGGCCGGGATCCGGAAAGCCGGCCGGCAACGGCCATTGCGCAGGCTCCACCGGGCGGCGGGGGATGGATTTCCCCGCTCGGAGCGCCTTCACCTCCTGGGCGTCGACGTGGACCGAAGCGCACCAGGGAAACAAGGCGGCGCCGACAACGGCGATTCGTTGGCCCGGCGCCGGATCTTCCCAGGGCCCGACGGAGACGCGACGGAGCGCGGTCAGGTGTGCGCGAGCGCCGGTCGCGCGGCCGAGATCGCGGGCCAGCGAGCGCACGTAGTAGCCGCCGCCGCTGACCAGGAAGAGCGTGCTCGACTCCGGCAGCCGATGCGACAGCCACCGCGCCTCGTGCAGGTAGACGCGCGAAGGTGGCAGCTCGACCGGCTCGCCGCGATGCGCCTTGCGGTAGGCCCGCTCGCCGTCGATGCGCTTGTTGCTCGTCGGTGGAGGCACCTGGTCCCGCCATCCGACGAACTCTGCAAGAGCGCCGTCCAGGCGCTCCGCCGTGAGACGCCGACCCTGGCCTCGCGCCACCACGCGACCGAGCAGGTCGCCGTTGTCCGTCTCGCTTCCCCAGGCGACGGTGGCCACGTAGGTCTTCGGGATCGGGTGCAGCAGATCCATCAGCCGCGTCGCCTGGCCGGCGAGAAGCAGGATGAGCCCTTCGGCGAACGGGTCCAGAGCGCCGCCATGGCAGACCGGCAGCTTGTCCCGGCGGATGCCGGCGGCGCGGACCTCCTCCATGAACGACTGCACCAGGGAGAAACTGGTCTGACCGACCGCCTTGTGGACGAGATGGACGCCCGGCGTCTTCATCGGCCGGCGATCGGGGGCAGATCCCGGAGGCGTCTCCAGAAGGCCAGCGTCTCGCCGGCAGCCCGACGGGGGGTGAAGTCCAGTGCGCGTTCCCGCGCCGCGCGGCCGAGCTGTCGCGCCCGACCGAGGTCGCCGAGGAGCTCGCCCAGCGCGAGGGCGATCGAGCGGGCGTCTTCGGCCGCGACGGGGCGACCTGTTTCGCCCACCAGCTCCCTCGGAGCTCCATCGCTCCCGGCGACGACCGGCACACCGCACGCCATTGCCTCGAGCACGCCGCGGCAGCCGCCGTCGTTCCCCTCGCGCAACCAGACCGCGACGTCGAGAGCGCGATAAGCCTGCACCAGCCCCGGCCCGCGAAGGTACCCGACGAAGACGGCGCGCGAGAGCCCGAGCTCGCGCGCGAGTGCCCGGAGCGGCGCCTCCTCCTCGCCGCGCCCGACGATCACGAGCCATGCCTGCGGCACTTCACGCTCGACGTGCGCGAACGCCTGCAGCAGCGCCGCATGGCCTCGGTCTGGCTTCATGCGCGCGACGATGCCGGCGAGCGGGGCGTCCAGCGGGATACCCCATTGGCTGCGCAATTCGCGAGCGTTGCCGGGCGAAAACCAATGCGCGTCGACCGCTGCCGGTACGTGCGCGACGCGGCGCTCGTCGAGCCCGAGCGCGAGCAGCGCATCCCGGTACTTCGCGCTGTGGACCACGACGCCGTCCGTCCTGCGCAGGAACCAGAGGCGCCGTCCGAGCGCGCCCGCGGTCACGTCCGCCCGCCGCTGCGCGGCGCGGATGACGCGCAGCTCGGGATTCCGCCCCCGACGCGCTGCCCACAACGCGAGCGAGTGGTCGTGCGCAAACGCGGCGTGAAAGACGTCGTATCGGCGTTCCCGTGCGAAAGCGGCGAGTCGCGCGGAATCGTGGATCAGATCGCGCAGGCGTACCTTCCTCGACAGGCGCAGCCCGGTCTCCCAGGGAACGCCGGCGTGGGCGAGGTGCTCCCCGAGGTTCTCGCCGGATCGCACGGTGTCTCCCGCAAATCGTGCGTCGAGGCCTTGCCCGCGCAGCTCGCGGGCCAGCGAGATCAGGCCCTCCACGGGCCCCGTCCGCGACGAGCTCGAGACCATGAGGAGCGGGGCACGCGGCCAGCTCACGCCGAGAGCAGCGGCAGGCGTCCCGCGGAGAGCAGCGGCAGAAGGGCCGCCCAGGCGCGCTCCTCCCCGAGGTCGAGCATGCAGCGGAAATGGCCGCGCGGGCAGCGGCGTCTTCCGAAGAAGGAACACGGCGCGCAGGGAACCTTGGCGAAGAGGACCTCGTGGCCGTGAAAATCGAACATCGTCGGATCCGTCGATCCGAAGAACGCCAGCGTCGGAACGCCGAGAGCGCGCGCCATGTGCATCGGGCCGCTGTCGTTCGCGACGAACGCGGTGCAGCGCGCGATGAAACCCCCGAGGCCGCGCAGGTCCAGCTTGCCGGAGAGATCGACCGCGCCGGGAGCGCCGCGCACCACTGTCTGCGCCAGCTGCGCTTCCGCCGCGCTCCCCTGGACCGCCACCTGCAGCCCTCGTTCCAGGGCGCGGCGTGCCAGACCGGCGAAGCGCTCCGCCGGCCAGCGTTTGGTGGCCCAGTTTGCTCCAGGCGAGAGTCCGACCAGCGGCAGCGAAGGGTCGAGGCCCGTCTTGCGCAGCACGCCGTCCGCGACCGCGAGATCCTCGGGCCCGAGCACGTACTGCAGCTTTCCCTTGGGCAGCGGACGCCCGACGAGCTCCTCGACGGCGGCGTGGTAGCGGTCGGCAAAGAGCATCGACGCGTGGTAGGGGCGCAGCGCGAGCTTGACGGGAAGCGTGTCGCGGAAGTCGCGCTTGTGCCACACCACCTTCCGGACTCCGGGCAAGAGCGCGCGCAGGATCCGGCTGCGGATCTT is part of the Deltaproteobacteria bacterium genome and harbors:
- a CDS encoding tRNA pseudouridine(55) synthase produces the protein MKTPGVHLVHKAVGQTSFSLVQSFMEEVRAAGIRRDKLPVCHGGALDPFAEGLILLLAGQATRLMDLLHPIPKTYVATVAWGSETDNGDLLGRVVARGQGRRLTAERLDGALAEFVGWRDQVPPPTSNKRIDGERAYRKAHRGEPVELPPSRVYLHEARWLSHRLPESSTLFLVSGGGYYVRSLARDLGRATGARAHLTALRRVSVGPWEDPAPGQRIAVVGAALFPWCASVHVDAQEVKALRAGKSIPRRPVEPAQWPLPAGFPDPGPPLRALHEGTLVAMLRGRGEELAGDPVLRSPL
- a CDS encoding glycosyltransferase family 4 protein, which gives rise to MSWPRAPLLMVSSSSRTGPVEGLISLARELRGQGLDARFAGDTVRSGENLGEHLAHAGVPWETGLRLSRKVRLRDLIHDSARLAAFARERRYDVFHAAFAHDHSLALWAARRGRNPELRVIRAAQRRADVTAGALGRRLWFLRRTDGVVVHSAKYRDALLALGLDERRVAHVPAAVDAHWFSPGNARELRSQWGIPLDAPLAGIVARMKPDRGHAALLQAFAHVEREVPQAWLVIVGRGEEEAPLRALARELGLSRAVFVGYLRGPGLVQAYRALDVAVWLREGNDGGCRGVLEAMACGVPVVAGSDGAPRELVGETGRPVAAEDARSIALALGELLGDLGRARQLGRAARERALDFTPRRAAGETLAFWRRLRDLPPIAGR
- a CDS encoding glycosyltransferase family 9 protein, whose product is MVGVDGADGRRIARLYRGAARARRYLPHPPAQLPQARALPSAGRGGVTQTVLVLRFSAVGDVVLTAPAIGALRQAWPEARIVYAIKERLAHLVEHNPDVDDVIALRDGEGPLSYVRRLRAVQPTVVLDLHAKIRSRILRALLPGVRKVVWHKRDFRDTLPVKLALRPYHASMLFADRYHAAVEELVGRPLPKGKLQYVLGPEDLAVADGVLRKTGLDPSLPLVGLSPGANWATKRWPAERFAGLARRALERGLQVAVQGSAAEAQLAQTVVRGAPGAVDLSGKLDLRGLGGFIARCTAFVANDSGPMHMARALGVPTLAFFGSTDPTMFDFHGHEVLFAKVPCAPCSFFGRRRCPRGHFRCMLDLGEERAWAALLPLLSAGRLPLLSA